In Kryptolebias marmoratus isolate JLee-2015 linkage group LG20, ASM164957v2, whole genome shotgun sequence, a genomic segment contains:
- the aqp4 gene encoding aquaporin-4 — MSKNSPPTPGTERDRTLHCIRRFLSCSKRPSIMAAFKGIWTKKFWRAVSGEYLSTVIFVLLSLGSTINWAAEEEKPPPADVVLISLCFGLSIATMVQCFGHISGGHINPAVTAAMVVTRKLSLAKAVFYVIAQCLGAITGAGILYLVTPAAVRGSLGVTMVNSKISLGHALLIELLITFELVFTVFATCDPKRTDLGGSASLAIGFAVAIGHFFAIPYTGASMNPARSFGPAMVTLNFENHWVYWLGPVLGGILAAALYEYLYCPDPEIKQRLKQVFKKDSSGRYKEVEPEEPVITPGSIHHIDLEKAEKKDPFRESSGEVLSSV, encoded by the exons ATGAGTAAGAACTCACCACCCACACCggggacagagagagacagaacaCTTCACTGCATTCG GAGGTTCCTGTCCTGTTCTAAGCGTCCAAGCATAATGGCTGCTTTTAAAGGGATCTGGACCAAGAAGTTCTGGAGGGCTGTGTCGGGAGAATACCTGTCCACTGTCATCTTTGTCCTCCTGAGTCTGGGCTCCACCATCAACTGGGCTGCGGAGGAGGAGAAGCCTCCCCCGGCTGATGTGGTCCTCATCTCCCTCTGCTTTGGCCTCAGCATCGCCACCATGGTGCAGTGTTTCGGCCACATCAGCGGGGGACACATCAACCCGGCCGTCACCGCGGCGATGGTCGTAACTAGAAAGCTGAGCCTGGCGAAAGCTGTGTTCTATGTGATAGCTCAGTGCCTGGGCGCCATTACCGGAGCTGGGATTCTCTACTTAGTCACACCTGCTGCTGTTCGGGGATCTCTGGGCGTGACAATG GTGAACTCCAAGATCTCATTGGGCCACGCCCTTCTTATTGAGCTCCTCATCACGTTTGAGCTGGTCTTCACTGTCTTTGCGACCTGCGATCCCAAACGCACAGACCTGGGTGGCTCTGCGAGCCTGGCCATTGGCTTTGCTGTAGCCATAGGTCACTTTTTTGCA ATTCCTTACACGGGAGCCAGCATGAATCCGGCTCGTTCCTTTGGGCCTGCAATGGTCACGCTcaactttgagaaccactgg GTTTATTGGCTGGGTCCCGTTCTGGGAGGAATCCTGGCTGCAGCTCTGTATGAATACCTGTACTGCCCTGACCCCGAGATAAAGCAGAGGCTCAAACAAGTCTTTAAGAAGGACTCGTCGGGGAGATACAAGGAGGTGGAACCCGAGGAGCCTGTCATCACACCGGGCTCCATTCATCACATCGATCTGGAGAAAGCGGAGAAAAAAGATCCTTTCCGGGAGTCATCGGGGGAAGTACTGTCCTCTGTATGA
- the kctd1 gene encoding BTB/POZ domain-containing protein KCTD1 isoform X2 — MQIKRGSHTRIGGLHSKDNRSSMSRPMITRSPVSPLSNQGIPTPAQLTKSNAPVHIDVGGHMYTSSLATLTKFPESRIGRLFDGTEPIVLDSLKQHYFIDRDGHMFRYILNFLRTSKLLIPDDFKDYSLLYEEARYFQLQPMLAELERWRQDQELGRVSRPCECLVVRVAPDLGERITLSGDKALIEDVFPEIGDVMCNSVNAGWNHDSTHVIRFPLNGYCHLNSVQVLERLQQRGFEIAGSCGGGVDSSQFSEYVLRRELRRTSQRGPNSNRIKQEQLD, encoded by the exons ATGCAAATCAAACGAGGATCACACACCCGCATTGGAGGCCTGCACTCAAAG GATAATCGCTCCAGCATGTCCAGGCCCATGATCACACGGTCACCAGTGTCTCCCTTGAGTAACCAGGGCATCCCTACACCTGCACAGCTCACCAAGTCCAACGCCCCTGTGCACATTGACGTGGGCGGACACATGTACACCAGCAGCCTGGCCACCCTAACAAAATTCCCAGAATCACG AATTGGTCGCCTCTTTGATGGCACAGAGCCTATAGTTCTGGACAGCCTGAAGCAGCACTACTTCATTGATAGGGATGGACACATGTTCCGCTACATTCTCAACTTCCTCAGGACGTCCAAGCTCCTCATTCCAGACGACTTCAAA GACTACAGTCTGCTGTACGAGGAGGCTCGATACTTCCAGCTGCAGCCCATGCTGGCTGAGCTGGAGCGCTGGCGCCAGGACCAGGAGCTGGGCCGGGTCTCCCGCCCCTGTGAGTGCTTAGTTGTGCGTGTTGCCCCCGACCTGGGCGAGAGGATCACGCTTAGTGGGGACAAGGCCCTGATTGAAGATGTCTTTCCTGAAATCGGCGATGTCATGTGCAACTCTGTCAACGCCGGCTGGAACCATGACTCCACACACGTCATCCGCTTCCCACTGAACGGCTACTGTCACCTCAACTCTGTCCAG GTTCTAGAGCGTCTCCAGCAGCGAGGCTTCGAGATCGCTGGCTCCTGTGGAGGAGGCGTGGACTCGTCCCAATTCAGCGAGTACGTCCTGAGGCGGGAACTGAGGAGGACGAGTCAGCGAGGACCCAATTCAAACAGGATAAAGCAGGAGCAGCTGGACTAG
- the kctd1 gene encoding BTB/POZ domain-containing protein KCTD1 isoform X1, which produces MDDADIMDLTHQKAKKRPRPISSVDESVHAPLKRLPMRAAECREPALMFAVRGEPVPAASLKQNDHSLTSSPTTVMPAQDNRSSMSRPMITRSPVSPLSNQGIPTPAQLTKSNAPVHIDVGGHMYTSSLATLTKFPESRIGRLFDGTEPIVLDSLKQHYFIDRDGHMFRYILNFLRTSKLLIPDDFKDYSLLYEEARYFQLQPMLAELERWRQDQELGRVSRPCECLVVRVAPDLGERITLSGDKALIEDVFPEIGDVMCNSVNAGWNHDSTHVIRFPLNGYCHLNSVQVLERLQQRGFEIAGSCGGGVDSSQFSEYVLRRELRRTSQRGPNSNRIKQEQLD; this is translated from the exons ATGGACGACGCGGATATCATGGACCTGACGCATCAGAAAGCGAAAAAGCGACCGCGTCCAATCAGTTCCGTGGACGAGTCCGTGCACGCTCCGCTCAAGCGGCTCCCGATGCGGGCGGCGGAGTGCAGGGAGCCCGCCCTGATGTTCGCTGTCAGAGGAGAGCCTGTCCCCGCCGCGTCCCTCAAACAGAATGACCACTCGCTGACTTCCTCTCCGACCACAGTCATGCCGGCGCAG GATAATCGCTCCAGCATGTCCAGGCCCATGATCACACGGTCACCAGTGTCTCCCTTGAGTAACCAGGGCATCCCTACACCTGCACAGCTCACCAAGTCCAACGCCCCTGTGCACATTGACGTGGGCGGACACATGTACACCAGCAGCCTGGCCACCCTAACAAAATTCCCAGAATCACG AATTGGTCGCCTCTTTGATGGCACAGAGCCTATAGTTCTGGACAGCCTGAAGCAGCACTACTTCATTGATAGGGATGGACACATGTTCCGCTACATTCTCAACTTCCTCAGGACGTCCAAGCTCCTCATTCCAGACGACTTCAAA GACTACAGTCTGCTGTACGAGGAGGCTCGATACTTCCAGCTGCAGCCCATGCTGGCTGAGCTGGAGCGCTGGCGCCAGGACCAGGAGCTGGGCCGGGTCTCCCGCCCCTGTGAGTGCTTAGTTGTGCGTGTTGCCCCCGACCTGGGCGAGAGGATCACGCTTAGTGGGGACAAGGCCCTGATTGAAGATGTCTTTCCTGAAATCGGCGATGTCATGTGCAACTCTGTCAACGCCGGCTGGAACCATGACTCCACACACGTCATCCGCTTCCCACTGAACGGCTACTGTCACCTCAACTCTGTCCAG GTTCTAGAGCGTCTCCAGCAGCGAGGCTTCGAGATCGCTGGCTCCTGTGGAGGAGGCGTGGACTCGTCCCAATTCAGCGAGTACGTCCTGAGGCGGGAACTGAGGAGGACGAGTCAGCGAGGACCCAATTCAAACAGGATAAAGCAGGAGCAGCTGGACTAG
- the kctd1 gene encoding BTB/POZ domain-containing protein KCTD1 isoform X3 codes for MSRPMITRSPVSPLSNQGIPTPAQLTKSNAPVHIDVGGHMYTSSLATLTKFPESRIGRLFDGTEPIVLDSLKQHYFIDRDGHMFRYILNFLRTSKLLIPDDFKDYSLLYEEARYFQLQPMLAELERWRQDQELGRVSRPCECLVVRVAPDLGERITLSGDKALIEDVFPEIGDVMCNSVNAGWNHDSTHVIRFPLNGYCHLNSVQVLERLQQRGFEIAGSCGGGVDSSQFSEYVLRRELRRTSQRGPNSNRIKQEQLD; via the exons ATGTCCAGGCCCATGATCACACGGTCACCAGTGTCTCCCTTGAGTAACCAGGGCATCCCTACACCTGCACAGCTCACCAAGTCCAACGCCCCTGTGCACATTGACGTGGGCGGACACATGTACACCAGCAGCCTGGCCACCCTAACAAAATTCCCAGAATCACG AATTGGTCGCCTCTTTGATGGCACAGAGCCTATAGTTCTGGACAGCCTGAAGCAGCACTACTTCATTGATAGGGATGGACACATGTTCCGCTACATTCTCAACTTCCTCAGGACGTCCAAGCTCCTCATTCCAGACGACTTCAAA GACTACAGTCTGCTGTACGAGGAGGCTCGATACTTCCAGCTGCAGCCCATGCTGGCTGAGCTGGAGCGCTGGCGCCAGGACCAGGAGCTGGGCCGGGTCTCCCGCCCCTGTGAGTGCTTAGTTGTGCGTGTTGCCCCCGACCTGGGCGAGAGGATCACGCTTAGTGGGGACAAGGCCCTGATTGAAGATGTCTTTCCTGAAATCGGCGATGTCATGTGCAACTCTGTCAACGCCGGCTGGAACCATGACTCCACACACGTCATCCGCTTCCCACTGAACGGCTACTGTCACCTCAACTCTGTCCAG GTTCTAGAGCGTCTCCAGCAGCGAGGCTTCGAGATCGCTGGCTCCTGTGGAGGAGGCGTGGACTCGTCCCAATTCAGCGAGTACGTCCTGAGGCGGGAACTGAGGAGGACGAGTCAGCGAGGACCCAATTCAAACAGGATAAAGCAGGAGCAGCTGGACTAG